A stretch of the Capra hircus breed San Clemente chromosome 10, ASM170441v1, whole genome shotgun sequence genome encodes the following:
- the THAP10 gene encoding LOW QUALITY PROTEIN: THAP domain-containing protein 10 (The sequence of the model RefSeq protein was modified relative to this genomic sequence to represent the inferred CDS: inserted 1 base in 1 codon; deleted 3 bases in 2 codons; substituted 1 base at 1 genomic stop codon) codes for MTLQHRLRDRKGSSPRQPARELPWKLPFPCEAVLRKQVPSSPAPSPEAAAVPIRCGNTTKSGKLLFRFPKGRARAAAVGASYPLRTWPPANWYPGRDSSVICSEHFAPACFDVSLVIQKNLHFSERLRPVAGAASILHPVSSLLKPTGKEEGDXAGDXGTEESPRQSGSPRLPQGQPPVHSSGPRRGLSASQIKGHPKRPPRVLQEPQSVARLLHLVSSWENHLTTKVFVNR; via the exons ATGACGCTACAGCACAGATTGAGAGACCGAAAGGGGTCATCTCCTAGGCAACCCGCTCGGGAGTTACCATGGAAACTGCCATTTCCG TGCGAGGCCGTGCTCAGGAAGCAGGTCCCCAgctccccagctcccagccccgAGGCTGCTGCCGTGCCCATCCGCTGCGGCAACACCACCAAGTCCGGGAAGTTGCTGTTTCGCTTCCCCAAAGGACGGGCCCGTGCGGCTGCTGTGGGA GCTTCGTACCCGCTTCGTACGTGGCCGCCGGCCAACTGGTACCCGGGCAGGGACAGCTCCGTCATCTGCTCCGAGCACTTCGCTCCCGCCTGTTTTGATGTCTCTTTGGTTATCCAGAAGAATCTGCACTTCTCCGAGCGCCTGAGACCCGTGGCGGGCGCCGCGTCCATCTTGCACCCGGTGTCCTCCCTGCTGAAACCTACGGGGAAAGAAGAGGGAGACTGAGCGGGCG CGGGAACGGAGGAAAGCCCCAGGCAGTCAGGCAGCCCCAGGCTACCCCAGGGCCAGCCTCCTGTACACTCCTCTGGCCCACGAAGAGGGCTTTCGGCTTCACAGATAAAGGGCCACCCAAAGAGGCCA CCGAGGGTCTTGCAAGAACCCCAATCTGTGGCTAGGCTCCTCCACTTAGTGTCGTCTTGGGAAAATCACCTCACCACGAAGGTTTTTGTTAATCGGTGA